One region of Camelina sativa cultivar DH55 chromosome 6, Cs, whole genome shotgun sequence genomic DNA includes:
- the LOC104790352 gene encoding protein LAZY 1-like, with amino-acid sequence MKLLNWMRTRTQNGLDPSKDFKGGFGCLGAQISSDVQDIRTNSFSFSGPSHDKNLPKFEEKLRFDEDGFCGFLAIGTLGTDPETPKFSATFAEEDVTGEKKEMAKLITEKLDKFLKECPEDISSKPVERSNAKEDKDFHACPQQDYDQFPSSIELTERSNGRVKKKKSLLTSLFKRTQPVQGESSIEKHGTKDVIKKVFEKIHGASSKKARNDDEDSKPKKKDLIRKSAQTNRRKVHPVLFTPIRDHNELDDRRKVDLKVPSLTGGFLGASSISDANRKREKWIKTDTEYLVLEL; translated from the exons ATGAAG CTGCTAAACTGGATGCGAACTAGAACGCAAAATGGCTTAGACCCATCAAAAGATTTCAAAG GTGGTTTCGGTTGTCTAGGAGCTCAGATTTCCTCTGACGTCCAAGACATCCGCACaaactccttctccttctccggaCCCTCTCATGACAAGAATCTACCCAAATTTGAAGAGAAACTTCGGTTTGATGAAGACGGTTTCTGCGGTTTTCTGGCCATCGGAACGCTTGGCACAGACCCTGAGACACCTAAGTTCTCAGCTACGTTTGCAGAAGAAGATGTAACCGGAGAAAAAAAGGAGATGGCCAAGCTCATTACTGAGAAACTAGACAAGTTTCTTAAGGAATGTCCTGAGGATATTAGCAGTAAGCCGGTAGAAAGATCGAAtgcaaaagaagataaagatttCCATGCATGTCCTCAACAAGATTATGATCAGTTTCCATCATCCATTGAACTTACGGAGAGAAGCAATggaagagtaaagaagaaaaagagcttACTTACTAGTCTCTTCAAGAGGACACAACCAGTGCAAGGAGAGTCTTCCATAGAGAAACATGGCACAAAAGATgtgattaaaaaagtttttgaaaagaTCCATGGAGCTTCTTCGAAGAAGGCGagaaatgatgatgaggatTCTAAGCCCAAGAAGAAAGATCTTATTAGAAAG AGTGCTCAAACCAACCGACGTAAAGTCCACCCTGTTCTCTTTACACCTATAAGAGACCATAACGAGCTGGATGACAGAAGAAAAGTGGATCTCAAGGTCCCTAGTCTTACTGGAGGGTTTCTCGGTGCAAGTTCAATCTCGGATGCGAacaggaaaagagaaaaatggatCAAGACCGACACGGAGT ATCTTGTTTTGGAGCTGTGA
- the LOC109133469 gene encoding uncharacterized protein LOC109133469, translated as MSTDWGPVIVAVSLFILLSPGLLFQLPARTRVVEFGNMTTSGIAILIHAVIYFCILTILVIAIQIHIHF; from the coding sequence ATGAGCACAGATTGGGGACCGGTGATTGTAGCGGTGTCTCTATTCATCCTACTCTCACCAGGACTACTATTCCAGCTTCCGGCCAGGACAAGAGTGGTTGAATTCGGGAACATGACCACAAGCGGTATAGCCATTTTGATTCACGCAGTTATATACTTTTGTATACTTACAATCTTGGTGATTGCTATACAAATTCACATCCATTTCTAG
- the LOC104790353 gene encoding uncharacterized protein LOC104790353 encodes MPDWGPVFVAVTLFVLLTPGLLIQIPGRGRVVEFGTFQTSGLSVIVHTLIYFTIVCILLLALQIHMYIG; translated from the coding sequence ATGCCTGATTGGGGACCGGTTTTTGTGGCGGTGACGCTTTTCGTGTTGCTAACTCCGGGACTGCTGATTCAAATTCCGGGGAGGGGACGAGTAGTTGAGTTTGGAACGTTTCAGACAAGTGGTCTTTCGGTTATTGTTCATACTCTTATTTACTTCACTATTGTTTGTATTCTCTTGCTTGCTCTCCAAATTCACATGTACATCGGCTGA
- the LOC104698672 gene encoding MATH domain and coiled-coil domain-containing protein At3g27040-like — translation MEVLYNNQEMYLRVTVLLKDKGVYSDTFVAGRCKWRLLAYPLAYDFGYYFSLSVLCIPNSESLPSGWRRDAKFSFTLVNQVTGERFHQKEREYWFDQTHTSLDNYKFYLPESMIFDEVKIVAEVDVLEVIGEVDVPEETKGSIDINGFQVPASQVEYVKSLFKKHPGFVSRLCPKNPHLRKAYLNVILSLTTETLSKSPDELSNGDLADAYSALRFVTNAGFKLDWLEKKLKKTGETRLQEIEQELEDLKVKRADILQW, via the exons ATGGAGGTTCTATATAACAACCAAGAAATGTATTTAAGAGTTACAGTACTCTTAAAAGATAAAG GAGTTTATTCTGATACATTCGTGGCCGGTCGTTGCAAATG GCGCCTACTCGCGTATCCCTTGGCTTAtgattttggttattatttCTCTCTGTCTGTACTCTGTATTCCTAATTCTGAATCTTTGCCTTCGGGATGGAGAAGAGACGCTAAATTTTCCTTTACTTTGGTAAATCAAGTTACAGGAGAACGCTTCCATCAGAAag aaAGAGAATACTGGTTTGATCAAACGCACACATCACTGGATAATTATAAGTTTTACCTTCCCGAGTCTATGATATTCGATGAAGTCAAGATTGTTGCAGAAGTAGATGTTCTCGAAGTTATTGGTGAAGTAGATGTGCCAGAGGAAACTAAGGGTAGCATTGATATCAATGGGTTTCAAGTTCCTGCTTCACAG GTAGAATATGTTAAAAGCCTTTTTAAAAAGCACCCAGGCTTTGTATCAAGACTCTGTCCCAAGAACCCACATCTGAGAAAAGCATATTTGAATGTTATACTAAGTCTGACT ACTGAGACTCTGAGCAAGTCCCCTGATGAACTCTCCAATGGGGATTTGGCGGACGCATATTCTGCACTACGATTTGTGACAAATGCAGGGTTTAAGTTggattggttggagaagaaactgaaaaagaCTGGTGAGACTCGGCTGCAAGAAATTGAGCAAGAGTTGGAGGACTTGAAGGTGAAGCGTGCAGACATCTTACAATGGTAG
- the LOC104698673 gene encoding MATH domain and coiled-coil domain-containing protein At3g27040-like — protein MGNQADKEFTWVIKNFSSFAYGRKIYSDIFVAGGCKWRLLAFPKGNNNPTSGYFSLYLCVPNTESLPSGWRRHAKFSFTMVDQFPEGLSQLREAEYFFDQENTIRGFQYMFRLADVQDSDKPFLVNGKVKIVAQVDVLEVIGNLDVPEEPKSIDINGFQVPSSQVESVNSLFEKYPGFASKVCLKNPHLRNKYLNDVLCLNEILCKSPEELSNGDLAEAYSALRCVTKEGYKLDWLEKKLKETGETRLQEIEQELKDLKMKCDD, from the exons ATGGGGAATCAAGCTGATAAGGAGTTCACTTGGGTGATTAAGAATTTCTCCTCTTTTGCTTATGGTCGTAAAATTTATTCTGATATATTCGTGGCGGGTGGCTGCAAATG GCGTCTACTCGCCTTTCCCAAGGGAAATAATAACCCTACGAGTGGTTACTTCTCTCTGTATCTATGTGTTCCTAATACTGAGTCTTTGCCTTCCGGATGGAGAAGACACGCTAAATTTTCATTTACTATGGTAGATCAATTTCCGGAAGGACTCTCCCAACTGCGAG AAGCAGAATACTTTTTTGATCAAGAGAACACAATCAGGGGTTTTCAATACATGTTTCGCCTTGCGGATGTTCAAGACAGCGATAAACCGTTTCTGGTAAATGGAAAAGTCAAAATTGTTGCACAAGTAGATGttcttgaagttattggtaACTTAGATGTACCAGAGGAACCAAAAAGCATTGATATCAATGGGTTTCAAGTCCCTTCTTCACAG GTAGAATCTGTGAACAGTCTGTTTGAAAAGTACCCAGGCTTTGCATCAAAAGTTTGTCTCAAGAACCCACATCTGAGAAACAAGTACTTGAATGATGTACTGTGTCTGAATGAGATTCTGTGCAAGTCTCCCGAGGAACTCTCTAATGGTGATCTGGCCGAGGCATATTCTGCACTAAGATGTGTGACAAAAGAAGGGTATAAGTTggattggttggagaagaaactgaaagagaCTGGTGAGACTCGGCTGCAAGAAATTGAGCAAGAGTTAAAGGACTTAAAGATGAAGTGTGATGACTAG
- the LOC104698675 gene encoding MATH domain and coiled-coil domain-containing protein At3g27040-like, whose translation MGIQADKKFTWVIKDYNSLVEDSEIYFDIFVAGHCKWRLIAYAAYPKGSHKYRCGKHLSLFLCVPDSESLPSGWRRHAKFSFKVADQIPGELSHMAICEYNSSHAFYSNVNGDD comes from the exons aTGGGGATTCAAGCTGATAAGAAGTTCACTTGGGTGATTAAGGATTACAACTCTTTGGTTGAAGATAgtgaaatttattttgatatattcgTGGCTGGTCACTGCAAATG GCGTCTAATTGCCTATGCCGCCTATCCCAAGGGGTCTCATAAGTATAGATGTGGTAAACATCTATCTCTGTTTTTATGTGTTCCTGATTCTGAATCTCTACCTTCGGGATGGAGAAGACACGCTAAATTTTCCTTTAAAGTGGCAGATCAAATTCCTGGAGAACTCTCCCATATGGCCATATGCGAG TATAACTCAAGTCATGCCTTCTATTCAAATGTAAAtggtgatgactga
- the LOC104790354 gene encoding uncharacterized protein LOC104790354, whose product METSLQSSGMLTKEQMVYLFDRFDYLTSQSDVKKRISDAVEDKQEAVAVTTAIQEEIFLEMGIDPGFGIGCLGKLNSAYENDKELMIGFYKFLAREEMACEEAELGPDGFEQKMIAQQQLQEQQLEMLKYMRKFPLDDQSAILQKLQKQLESADFEPEASLLSRENIEEAGRRRVSPVFASR is encoded by the exons ATGGAGACGTCGCTGCAAAGCTCTGGGATGTTAACGAAAGAGCAAATGGTGTATCTCTTTGATCGATTCGATTACTTGACATCGCAATCTG ATGTGAAGAAACGAATCTCCGATGCTGTGGAGGATAAACAG GAAGCTGTAGCGGTAACAACTGCAATTCAAGAGGAGATATTCTTGGAGATGGGAATTG ACCCGGGATTTGGTATTGGGTGCTTGGGAAAGCTGAACTCTgcatatgaaaatgataaagagTTGATGATTGGTTTCTACAAGTTCCTCGCTAG GGAGGAGATGGCATGTGAAGAAGCTGAGCTCGGACCAGATGGATTTGAACAGAAAATGATAGCACAACAGCAATTACAAGAACAG CAACTAGAGATGCTTAAGTATATGCGTAAATTTCCTCTAGATGACCAATCTGCTATCCTTcaaaag CTTCAAAAGCAACTAGAAAGTGCGGATTTTGAGCCTGAGGCGTCACTTTTGTCACGAGAGAATATAGAGGAAGCAGGGAGGAGAAGAGTGTCACCTGTATTTGCCAGCAGATAG
- the LOC104790355 gene encoding ribonucleoside-diphosphate reductase small chain C: MPSMQEEPLLTPTPDRFCMFPIHYPQIWEMYKKAEASFWTAEEVDLSQDNRDWENSLNDGERHFIKHVLAFFAASDGIVLENLASRFMSDVQVSEARAFYGFQIAIENIHSEMYSLLLDTYIKDNKERDHLFRAIETIPCVAKKAQWAMKWIDGSQTFAERIIAFACVEGIFFSGSFCSIFWLKKRGLMPGLTFSNELISRDEGLHCDFACLLYTLLNTKLSEERVKSIVCDAVEIEREFVCDALPCALVGMNRDLMSQYIEFVADRLLGALGYGKVYGVSNPFDWMELISLQGKTNFFEKRVGDYQKASVMSSVNGNGAFDNHVFSLDEDF, translated from the coding sequence ATGCCTTCGATGCAAGAAGAGCCGCTTCTAACACCAACCCCAGACAGATTCTGTATGTTCCCAATCCACTACCCACAGATCTGGGAGATGTACAAGAAAGCCGAAGCATCCTTCTGGACCGCCGAAGAAGTAGATCTATCTCAAGACAACCGCGACTGGGAGAACAGCCTCAACGACGGCGAACGCCACTTCATCAAACACGTCCTCGCCTTCTTCGCCGCGTCAGACGGAATCGTGTTAGAGAATCTCGCTTCCCGTTTCATGTCCGATGTCCAAGTCTCGGAGGCGCGTGCTTTCTACGGATTCCAGATCGCGATTGAGAATATCCACTCCGAGATGTACAGTCTCCTCCTCGATACTTACATCAAAGACAACAAAGAGAGAGACCATCTCTTCCGCGCGATTGAGACCATCCCTTGCGTCGCGAAGAAAGCTCAGTGGGCGATGAAATGGATCGACGGATCTCAGACCTTCGCTGAACGAATCATCGCTTTCGCTTGCGTCGAAGGTATCTTCTTCTCCGGAAGCTTCTGCTCAATCTTCTGGCTTAAGAAGCGAGGACTCATGCCTGGCCTTACTTTCTCAAACGAACTCATCTCGCGTGACGAAGGTCTACACTGCGACTTCGCGTGCCTTCTCTACACGCTCCTCAACACGAAGCTGAGCGAAGAGCGCGTGAAGTCCATCGTGTGCGACGCGGTGGAGATCGAGAGGGAGTTTGTGTGCGACGCGCTTCCATGCGCGTTGGTTGGGATGAACCGTGATTTGATGAGTCAGTATATTGAGTTTGTAGCGGATAGGCTTTTGGGTGCGCTTGGCTACGGGAAGGTGTACGGTGTGAGTAACCCTTTTGATTGGATGGAACTTATCTCGCTTCAAGGGAAGACTAACTTCTTTGAGAAACGCGTCGGCGATTACCAAAAGGCTTCCGTTATGTCTAGCGTTAATGGCAACGGCGCGTTTGATAATCATGTCTTCTCTCTCGACGAGGATTTTTAa